Below is a genomic region from Candidatus Lokiarchaeota archaeon.
TTAAATAATGGCTAATTCTTTCAAGTTCAAACAAATTAGCTTTGGCACGTCAGATTCATTGTTCAGAAGTGAAGTATCTCTACAATAGATACATCGAGGGCAAGCGCTGTAGATAATATGGAAGGATATCTATAAGTCGTGCTGGAGTATCGGTTACTTCTATAGGCACAGAAAAGCCTGCAAGAAACATCGTTGCAAGTATTATTGATAAGACCCGTCTCAAGTGTTGGCTTCGGCGGGTTTAACGAAAATCCAGTTAGACCAAATTCTTGATTCGTAGATAGATAAGAACGGGAAGAGTAATGCTCAAACTCATTGCAACTAAGACAATGAAAGCATACGGATGGTTCTCCAAAGGCAAGCCAACATTCATGCCATAAAGCGAAGCAATGAGAGTTGGCAATGATACTAGGAGTGAGATACTCGTGAGTGTTTTGATAACCCGGTTAAGATTATGTGAAACTATGGAATCATACGCGTTCATCGCATTGTCAATCAGCTCTCGATAGATGGCACTCAATTCCATTTGCTGTTGAAGGTCAACTTCCAGTTCAGATAATCTATTTTCATCGAGCTGGATTTGTCCTGCATCAGGAGACCGCTTCATGCGCCACAGGACATTCATGTTTGATGAAAGTGCAGCCTCCATGAAGACGGCATCACGAGACAGTTGGAAGAAGCGATCAAGTTGCGAGGGGTAAATTTCGGACATGATATTCTTCTGAACTTCGTTTATGGTTGCTTCAATCATGTCAAGGGAGTGCTCAAATGACGAAATAACAATGGCTAGCAAGGAGTAAATCATCTCATTTGGAGAAGTGGCCATCTTCAGTCTTCGCAGCAACCGTTTCTTCCGCAAGGGGATTTCTCTATCCTGCAGAACAACCACATCTCGACCATTTGTAAACAAGCCGATGGGAGCAGTCGAGTACTCTCGGCCCTCTATTGTCAAATCAACAGGTACCCGCAGAACAAGCATAGTGAACCTATCTTCGATTTGTAGTCTCGGCCGCTCGTCCATATCCTGAAGGTCCTGCAGGTCTTCTAAGTCAATTTCAAAACGCGTAGAAATCGCTCGCAAGTCAGCTGGTCGAATACCGACTAGTTGGATGCCAAGGGGTTCGTCAGGTGCCTCTTCAAAGGATTCATGTTCGATTCCGCTTTGGAGCTCTACTATGGAAAGCCTTCCTGGTTGCTGCTCAACGGTCACCTTAGGCACCTCTAACAAGCTATGCCGCAAACGTATTTAGTTTTGACTACATGAGCCAGTGCGAGACCAATTGGTTAATAGATGAATGTTTACATTATAGTTTCAGAATCAAGATACTTTTCCAGCCGGGGTGATTGAACTGCAGATTATGGAGATGATAGTCAATGTTGGACTTTTCATAGGAGGACTTGCTCTGCTTGTCCAAGGATCTGATTATCTGATTCAGTCTGCAACCACCCTAGCAAAATCCTTTGGCATATCAGATTTACTCATTGGCCTGACCATAGTTGCGATTGGGACCTCACTCCCCGAAGTTATGGCCAGCTTAGCAGCCACCGCAGCTGGAGGAGCAGACCTTGCCTTTGCGAACATAGTTGGGTCGAGCATCACCAATATCACACTGGTAGCAGGAATAGCCGCCATAGCCGCACCCCTTTCAACCAATCACATTGTGCTTGACAGGGATACGAAGATCATGATTCTCGCTGGGGGACTTCTAGCCCTCATGATTTTCAATCCAGTTGCCTTTGGGACAATCGTGATTCCTGAGGCAGCAGTACTTCTTCTGTTGCTTATCGCCTATCTTTCATTCCTTTATTGGGGCAGAACCGAATGTGATCGATGTTACCAATTCAGCATCTTCGTTGATTTCTTCCTGAGATTCAAGTTCCTGACATCAATCAGAGAAGCCCGTAGAAATCCTCCGGGTAGTTCTACCGATGAAAATAATGAAAGCAAAGGAGAAACCACGAAAATCCCGCTTCGAGATGTTGCCATAATAGCCATAACGGCGATTGCTGTTTCAGTCGGAGCCCAGTGGGTTGTAACAGGAGCTCAATATATCAACTCTGCGTGGGGAATAGGAGAGGACGTCATTGGGTTCACCGTGATTTCTTTGATGACATCCATGCCAGAGATTACGGTCTCAATCAATAGTGCTAGGCATGGATTCGGTCGCCTTCTGGTTGGAAATCTTGTTGGCAGCAATATTGTGAATATCGCCCTCGGATTAGGACTGGTACCCCTCATTTTCCCGGTTACATTCTCAATTATGAGTTCTGGAATACTCCTGGCTGCATTTCTGATTCTTTCACTAATCTTCTATTACGTTATACGAAGAGACTGGAGAGTTACACGGGCCGAAGGAATTGGAATGGTACTGCTTTACATATTCATCCAAGTCATATTCATCTCGATATCACAAGGAGCATTTCTCTAGCACATATCAGCACTCTTGTCAAATCCCTGAATGACACCCAAGATTTGATCAAAATCCGGCAGCTCAGTCAAATCCTCTGACACCCAGCGGTACATAATCCGCTGCTTCTTGTTCACAACAAACACACTTGGTTTGGCTACATGCCTGAATCCATTTAGCTCCTCTTCAAACACCCCGTAGGCCTTTGCCACTTCTCGCTCAAAATCACTTAGAAGCGTGAACGGGATTTCTTCTTGCTCTGCAAATGTGCGCAAAGCTTCAACCGGCTCGACACTAATTCCAAGAACAACGGCACCAAGTGTCTGTAAAGCGATATGGAACTGAAGAATCTGACGGATTTGCATAGTTGAAAAAGTAGTGAACGTCTGCGGGAAGAAAACCAAGACTAAACATTGTCCTTCATACTCTAGGAGATGAGCTTCTTCAGAACTGGTGCTTGGCAGGACAAAATCCGGTGCTATCTGCCCTTCTTGGGGTGGCCCGTGATCTTCGGACTTGCTTCCCGTTGACATAATAACAACTTTGGCAAGAACCTATTTCTACTTACCTAATTGAGCTGCTTTGCATCTGCTGGATTTGATAGCTTCCGCAGCACAGAATGAACTACATACCAAGAGCGCAAGCCAACTAACGAATACCAAGAAGAACCCTTTTGTATTTGCCGCGAGCGTACTTGCCTAGGGGATACTTTTTCGGGTTATATGATTACGCCTTCGGTTTCGACTTTCCGATCATCGATTCGCAAGGCATCAGAAGGTATGCTCCTATCGCCATACAGCTGTGCTTCTTTTTCACCTCTGTACAAAGCATCGCATATTCGTCCCATTGCATCTGCTTTCATGATACCGCTCCCACTCGCCCCATTAACTACAAGGACTCCATGTTTCTTGTAGACATAGGGGATACGATCAGGACTGTAATTGTACGCACCAGCCCAGCTATTCACAGGCCTAGAATTGGCAAACACAGGGAAGTATTTGCTCAAAACAGGATAAACGCTATTCTCATAGTACGCTTGTTCTGCTGCGAG
It encodes:
- a CDS encoding calcium/sodium antiporter; the protein is MEMIVNVGLFIGGLALLVQGSDYLIQSATTLAKSFGISDLLIGLTIVAIGTSLPEVMASLAATAAGGADLAFANIVGSSITNITLVAGIAAIAAPLSTNHIVLDRDTKIMILAGGLLALMIFNPVAFGTIVIPEAAVLLLLLIAYLSFLYWGRTECDRCYQFSIFVDFFLRFKFLTSIREARRNPPGSSTDENNESKGETTKIPLRDVAIIAITAIAVSVGAQWVVTGAQYINSAWGIGEDVIGFTVISLMTSMPEITVSINSARHGFGRLLVGNLVGSNIVNIALGLGLVPLIFPVTFSIMSSGILLAAFLILSLIFYYVIRRDWRVTRAEGIGMVLLYIFIQVIFISISQGAFL
- a CDS encoding redoxin domain-containing protein, which produces MSTGSKSEDHGPPQEGQIAPDFVLPSTSSEEAHLLEYEGQCLVLVFFPQTFTTFSTMQIRQILQFHIALQTLGAVVLGISVEPVEALRTFAEQEEIPFTLLSDFEREVAKAYGVFEEELNGFRHVAKPSVFVVNKKQRIMYRWVSEDLTELPDFDQILGVIQGFDKSADMC